The following are from one region of the bacterium genome:
- a CDS encoding PilT/PilU family type 4a pilus ATPase, which produces MQNYKKELDNLISIVVKEGASDLHLSANHYPAVRVMGNLIPLVNTVILSAEDTLNLAHELMGDNNFKKFIETKESDFSYEVEKIVRFRGNAFFQKGAAGVALRVIPSNIKTINELSLPPILESFTRKKQGFFLVVGPVGQGKSTTLASMINLINSERAEHIVTIEDPIEYIYKEDRSIIDQREVRLDTSDFHTALTSAFRQDVDVIMIGEMRDPKTISTAVTAAETGHLVLSTLHTNNAAQTIDRIIDSFPAEQQGQIRIQLAGSLIAIFSQRLVPRISGGQVPAYELLINNNAVSSLVREGRTHEINVIIETGLREGMIDMNRSLSDLVRRGEITPDNAYLHSFNPKGLEKLL; this is translated from the coding sequence ATGCAAAATTATAAAAAAGAACTTGATAATCTCATATCCATTGTAGTTAAGGAGGGCGCATCAGACCTCCATCTTTCTGCAAATCACTATCCCGCTGTTCGTGTAATGGGGAATTTAATACCACTCGTCAACACCGTAATCCTTTCCGCTGAAGATACGCTCAATCTCGCGCACGAGCTCATGGGTGACAATAATTTTAAAAAATTTATTGAAACAAAAGAATCAGATTTTTCATACGAAGTTGAAAAAATTGTTCGATTCAGAGGAAACGCCTTCTTCCAAAAAGGAGCGGCAGGGGTAGCATTGCGTGTCATTCCAAGTAATATCAAAACAATTAATGAATTAAGCCTTCCTCCGATTCTCGAATCATTCACACGGAAAAAACAGGGATTTTTCTTGGTAGTTGGTCCTGTTGGACAAGGCAAATCAACGACACTCGCATCCATGATTAACCTTATCAATAGCGAACGGGCAGAGCACATTGTCACCATCGAAGATCCAATCGAGTACATTTACAAGGAAGATCGTTCCATTATCGACCAGCGAGAAGTTCGTCTTGATACGAGCGATTTTCATACTGCTCTCACGTCAGCGTTTCGTCAGGATGTAGATGTTATCATGATCGGAGAAATGCGTGACCCCAAAACGATTTCTACTGCGGTTACCGCTGCTGAAACGGGACATTTGGTACTTTCAACGCTCCACACCAATAATGCCGCACAAACCATTGACCGCATCATTGACTCGTTCCCCGCTGAACAGCAAGGACAAATCAGAATCCAACTTGCAGGAAGTCTCATTGCAATTTTCTCTCAACGACTAGTCCCGAGAATTTCCGGAGGACAAGTTCCTGCGTATGAGCTTCTTATCAACAACAATGCCGTTTCAAGTCTTGTTCGAGAGGGGAGAACTCACGAGATTAATGTTATTATTGAAACGGGGTTACGCGAGGGAATGATTGACATGAACCGTTCGCTTTCCGACTTGGTGAGAAGGGGCGAGATTACACCCGATAATGCGTATCTGCATTCGTTTAATCCGAAAGGACTGGAGAAACTATTGTAA